The proteins below are encoded in one region of Helianthus annuus cultivar XRQ/B chromosome 2, HanXRQr2.0-SUNRISE, whole genome shotgun sequence:
- the LOC110888020 gene encoding uncharacterized protein LOC110888020, with the protein MQNPFELYKLYVIQESGVGSSGLSCLNNLNAPDLNIPVKESFDVLNDECPNLEKYSEKSLTSHNQSGSSSIVFEAGHIFNNKEEMKLELGKKCLLEHFEFKVDRSSKTRYEVSCRGDGCEWRFKAHAIPCGNLWFVKHMNDSHTCSKTQTHPHFRQANPKVLGHFLKEQLKDSGRIYRAKEIVKDFRQRFEVEITNLQAWRGKSYALELLQGTTRDSFAELPIYCYNLKLANPGSVTHILVDEQSRFEMVFVALGAAIRSFMFNLRPVVIIDAAHLKGEFKGTLFLAVGMDGNNQILPLAYGIGKSEDGESWTWFLSKLRDCVGEIADMAIISDRANSIHVGVRNVFPRVYHGLCCRHLMMNLRLPSSKKKEYEALWWKTCKSYRMSDFNESFNALCLAVPRIRQVLTNIGFGRWARAHCPGNRYHYMTSNSAESINSLSRFSRKMPITQLIEFFRESVQKWFYDRRLQGMQESHSLTQWAQKKILKKIEGSRTWTVAGIRVNNFVVDDGGKRGVVDLSNRSCSCRVWQVSGLPCGHVIAVSRFLGEPDCSHYAFSCYSNEVYKKTYEESINPLPHRSEWVIPEGLGSVLPPNITKRQSGRPKENRRILSRGEEPVPVYCSRCRTYGHVRDVCLDPMKSQIRSQKSSGKGKEKETETQSSTDDIFPSYNLAEF; encoded by the exons ATGCAGAATCCTTTTgaattatataaattatatgtTATTCAAGAGTCTGGTGTTGGTTCATCTGGTTTGTCTTGTTTAAACAATTTAAACGCTCCAGATCTAAATATTCCAGTAAAAGAAAGTTTTGATGTTTTAAACGATGAGTGTCCAAATTTAGAAAAATATTCTGAAAAATCTTTAACGTCTCACAACCAATCAGGTTCTTCATCTATAGTGTTCGAGGCCGGTCATATATTCAATAACAAAGAAGAGATGAAGCTCGAGTTGGGAAAGAAATGTTTGTTAGAGCATTTCGAGTTTAAAGTTGATAGATCATCTAAGACGCGGTATGAAGTTTCATGCAGGGGTGATGGTTGTGAATGGCGATTTAAGGCTCATGCTATTCCTTGTGGCAATTTATGGTTTGTTAAACATATGAACGATAGTCACACCTGTTCGAAGACGCAAACACACCCACATTTTCGTCAGGCTAACCCAAAGGTTTTGGGTCACTTTTTGAAGGAACAACTAAAAGACAGTGGTAGGATATATCGAGCGAAAGAGATTGTCAAAGATTTTAGACAAAGGTTCGAGGTTGAGATAACAAACCTTCAAGCTTGGCGTGGTAAAAGCTATGCACTTGAACTACTACAAGGAACTACACGAGACTCTTTTGCGGAACTACCAATATATTGTTACAATTTGAAACTTGCAAATCCTGGAAGCGTTACCCACATCTTGGTTGATGAGCAGAGTCGTTTTGAAATGGTTTTTGTTGCTTTAGGGGCGGCG ATTCGTAGCTTTATGTTTAATCTGAGACCTGTTGTTATCATTGACGCGGCACACCTAAAGGGTGAATTTAAAGGGACGTTGTTTTTAGCAGTGGGCATGGATGGAAATAATCAGATTTTACCCCTTGCTTATGGCATTGGAAAATCAGAGGATGGTGAATCTTGGACATGGTTTCTCTCAAAGCTTAGAGATTGTGTTGGTGAAATAGCAGATATGGCGATCATTTCGGATAGGGCGAATTCGATACATGTGGGTGTTAGGAATGTGTTTCCACGTGTGTACCACGGCCTGTGTTGTCGTCATTTAATGATGAATTTACGTTTGCCGTCGTCTAAAAAAAAAGAGTACGAGGCACTATGGTGGAAGACGTGTAAATCTTATCGGATGTCTGACTTTAACGAGTCATTTAATGCTTTGTGTCTTGCTGTTCCTCGAATACGCCAGGTTTTAACAAATATTGGGTTTGGTAGATGGGCAAGAGCTCATTGTCCCGGCAATCGATACCACTATATGACATCTAATAGTGCGGAGTCTATTAACTCTTTGTCTAGATTCTCGCGTAAGATGCCGATAACGCAACTTATCGAATTTTTCCGCGAGTCTGTACAAAAATGGTTTTATGACCGTCGATTGCAGGGCATGCAGGAGAGCCATTCACTTACTCAGTGGGCACAGaagaaaattttaaagaaaattgaagGCTCTAGAACCTGGACTGTTGCAGGCATCCGGGTAAAcaactttgttgttgatgatgGTGGGAAAAGGGGTGTAGTTGATCTTTCGAATCGTTCGTGCAGCTGTCGTGTCTGGCAAGTTTCGGGTTTACCTTGTGGGCATGTGATTGCCGTTTCAAGATTTTTGGGTGAACCTGACTGTAGTCATTATGCTTTCTCGTGTTACTCAAACGAAGTATACAAAAAAACGTATGAAGAATCGATTAATCCTCTGCCTCATAGGTCTGAATGGGTAATACCAGAAGGCCTTGGCAGTGTATTACCGCCGAATATTACAAAACGTCAATCAGGTCGTCCAAAAGAAAACAGGCGAATCTTGTCTCGTGGGGAAGAACCTGTTCCGGTATATTGTTCGCGTTGCCGAACATACGGACATGTTCGTGACGTTTGTTTAGATCCAATGAAATCACAGATTCGTTCACAAAAATCATCAGGCAAAGGAAAAGAGAAAGAGACAGAAACGCAGAGTTCAACGGATGACATTTTTCCATCTTATAATTTAGCagaattttaa